From Candidatus Binatus sp.:
TCGGCGCACGTCGATGAACCGATCTCGGAGCAGCAGCAATCGGCGGCGCACGCGATCGGGCAATTCATCTTCGTATTGGTGGTGATGGGCGCGATCGCGGTCGGCATCGCGCTGATCGGCGTGGTCGCAAGCAGCAAGTGACGATTGGCAGGTTCGACGGTTGCGCGCGCGCCGACTTCCTCAAACCACGCTTCGTCACGCAACCTTCCATGTGTTAGATTCAACTGAATGTCCGACACCGATTCGCTAGTCATAGATTGCGATTCCCACGTGATGGAACCGCCCGACCTCTGGGAAAATTATCTCGAGCCGAAGTTTCGCGATCGCGCAATCAGGATCGTCAAGGATCCGGCCGACGGTCTCGAAGTCCTGATGATCGACAATCAGCCGGTGCTCAAAGGCGTGCTGGCAGGCCTCGGCGGCGCCAATCTGCCGCGTGAGCAACTGTTCGTCCCCGGCTCGAAAACCTACCTCGACGGATGCCCGCCGGCGAGCTATCTGCCAGCCGAGCGCATCAGGATGCTCGACGAATGGGGCGTGACCGCGGGCGTGCTGTTTCCGACGGTCGGGATATTGTGGGACGTCGCGGACAACGACCTCGCGAGCGCGTACGCGCGCGCTTACAACAACTGGATTCACGATTTCGCGAGCGCCGCGCGCGGCCGCGTGATTCCGATCGCGCATATCGCGCTGCAGGACCTCGAAGCGGCGCTCGCCGAGCTCAAGCGATGCATCAAGCTCGGCTTCAAGGGAATCTTTCTGCCGCCCGAGACGATCGGCAACCGGCGCTTCTCGCATCCTGACTTCGATCCGATTTGGCATGAGTGCGAGGAAGCGGGCATCCCGGTATGCCTGCACGTGATCGTGCGCTTCAATCGCGCGCCGGGAATTATAGGACAGTTCTATCAACCCAACGAATTCCGCACCGTGTTCGGCTTCGCGCTCGGCGGATTCGCGCAGGTCGTGCCCGCTGCGATGACGATGGTGGCGGACGGTTTGTTCGATCGATTTCCGCAGCTCAAGGTCCTATGCGTGGAAGCTGGATGCGGCTGGGCGCCGTACATCATGGATCGGATGGATCAGAAATACGGACTGCTCGGATGGACCTATCCGACCAAGCTCAAGCCGTCAGATTATTTTCGCCGCAACATCTGGGTCGTCGCGGAGCCTGAGGAAAGATCAATCGGCTCGGTGATGGAGTTGCTCGGCGAAGAGCACGTGCTGTGGGGATCGGATTTCCCGCACGTCGATTCGAATCTTGACGCGCCGCATCTGATTCGCGGCTCGGTGAAGGAGTTAAGCGCGTCGCAGCAGCGAAAACTGCTCGGCGAAAACGCACGCAAGGTGTTTCCAATCTAAAGTTCTTTCCGATCTAGCTATAGATCGCTACTACGGACAGCGGGTTTCGCAGCAATGCCGAGTAACATGGCCAAGAATAACAAGTCGCTGATGGCGACTTGCGTCGCGTGCAACAAGCCGGTTTCGACCGAAAGCGCGGTGGCGCTGATGGGTGCGGAGGACGGACGCGGCAAGCAGTTCGTCGTCTGCGTTACGTGCGCGAACGGCGGATGGCGTCCGCCCGGATTCGCCGGACTCTACAACATCCGCCCCCGCTAAGACCTTTCACCACCAAGGCACAAGGACACCAATAAGAAAATATTTCTCTGACCTGGTGCCTTTGTGTCTTGGTGGTTGATCAGTACTTGTAGATGCGCTTCGCGTCGGAACGCAGCTCCGATCGAAAATCCGGATGCGCGATTGCGACCAGCTCCTCGATTCGTTCGCGGATCGATTTGCCCTTCAGGGTCGCGATTCCGTACTCGGTCACGACGTAGTGCAAAAAGCCGCGCTGCGAAGTCACGACGCTGCCGGGATCGAGCACCGGCACGATGCGTGAGATGCGCTTCCCGTTGACCATCGAGGCTGAGGGCACCACGATCACCGTCTTGCCGCCCGCGAGCGCCGCGCCGATAACAAACGCCGTCTGTCCGCCGGTGCCCGTGTACATCAGCGGTCCAATCGATTCGCCGTTGGTCTGTCCGGTGAGATCGACCGCCATCGCGTTGTTGACCGAGATGAGTCCCTCTTCCTGCGCGATCAACCGAATATCGTCGGTGGTATTGAAATCGTACAGCGCGAACTTCGGATTGCCGTCGATATAATCGAGTTGCTCGCGCGGCGTGAGCGGCGCGATTCCCGATCCCACGACCAGGCCTGGAAAAAGTTTCTTGTGCTTACCGGTCAGCACGCCTTCCTGGACCAGCGGCGCGGTGTGCAGCGGGATAATTTCGGTCTGCATCCCGAGCTCATGATGATCGTGCAGATGCTGGCACAGCATCCCGGACATCGAGCCGACGCCGATTTGGAGCGTCGCCTTGTCGGGGATCAGTTCCTTGGCGACCAAATTGCAGACCGTCGCGATGTTGCGCGCTTCCTCTTCGTTGGTCACCGGCAAGTTGAATTCCGGCAATTCGATCATGCGTTCGACGAAATAATCGATCTCGGAAATATGAATCGAGTTGTCGCCGCCGACCCGGATCGATTTCTTGTCGATCTCCGCGATCACCAGATCGGCGTTGCGCGCCAGCAGCTTCGACATGATCTGCGATTCGCCGAAATTGCAGTAGCCATGCGCGTCGGGCGGAGAGACCACCATCAGGTACACGTTGAAATTGTCGAGCGCGGGCGGCAGATGCCCCGCGCGATAGTACTGCACCGGCGTGAACTCGGCGTCGCCGCGATGATAAATCGCCCGGTCGTACGGCGTGAGATACATCGACTCGAGGCGAAAGCGCTGGCCGAGTCCCGGCAAATCCCAGTTCATCACCGCCGCGCCGTGACTCACCACCATGTTTTCGAGATCCATCAGGCGGCCGGCCAGCGCGGGACAAAGTTCGAACGGCGTCTGCTGCGCGATCGACAGGCACACGCGGTCGCCCGACTTGATATGCGAGACTGCGTCCTCGGCCGATACCAGGCGCGCGCCAAGTTGAGAGCGCCAATCGCGCGTGATTGCCGGCGCAGTTGCGGCGGCCATTACGCGGCGCTCGCGAGGTTGGTGTCGATTCCCATGTCGCGCATGAAGGCGGTCGTGCGATCGTTGAGCAAGCCGACTTTCTTCATGTTGGTCACCACCGTCGAATGCATTTCGCGCCGGAACAGTTTGCGGAAGTAAGCGTAGTCGGTGCCGCGCGCGATTTCTTTGCGGGCGTGGTAGATCGTATTGATATCGGCGGAATTCAGGCCGACGGCCTCATACGCCTCGCGCGGGAATTGCCCGCTCAGCAGCAACGTCAGCGCCTCGCGCACGAAATCCTCGAGCTCGCGCATCTCGGAGGAATTCAGGCTGCGGATTTCATCCGGCAGGCTCAGCACCGAAAATCCCATGTGGCGCGATTCGTCGGCCAAAATCCGGCGGCAGATTTGGCGGAGCAGCGGGTCCTTGGCGGTCTCCATCAGCATCCGGAACAGCGACACGGCGAACGTCTCGGCGAGCAGTTGCAGCCCGACGGTTTTGACGAACCATTTGCCGTGGCCAAGGATGTAATCGAAAATCCGCTTGACGTTGCCATTAATCGGATAAATCTTGCCGCCGCATTTCTCGATCAGATAACGGCTCAGCACTTCGGCGTGGCGCGCCTCATCGACGGCCTGGGTCGCGACGAAAAACTTGGCGTCGTTGCCCGGCACCATATCGACCAGTTGCGCGCACGCGAGCATCGCGCCCTCCTCGCCGTGCAGCAGTTGCGAGAGTCGCCAGCACGAGAACTCGACGTTGAGCCGCTTGAAGGTCGGCGCGTCGAGGTGATTTAGCGTCGGGGTGCCGTGGCCGTCGATCAGTTCGTCGGCGAAGATTCCGCGCTCGGGATCGACGTCGGCGGTCCAGTCGATATCGCGCGAGGCGTTCCACTGATCGCGCTTGGCGTTTTCGTAGAGGCGGCGGAGATCGGGGGCTTCGACCGCATACGAGCGCTGGAATACGGTTTCGAGCGTGGTCGAGATACGGTCCATGGTCGGTTCCGATGCCATATACAGGTGCGCTCCTCGCGCTTTCGCGCAAAATCGATACGCAGGACCAATTTAGGATCGAATTGAAGCTAGCAAATTATTGGAAAATCGGAAAACGACGAAGCGTCGGCAGTGTGATCGACGAATGCCGACGCATCCCGCATCAAGCGCGGCGAAGCGCACCGTGTTGATTCGGCCTACGCCCGTCCCGGCAATCGCACTGGCTTGACTGTATAAGCGCAAACATCAATGCTCGTCGATCGCGGAGAGGTTCGGGAGTTTGGTTTAACCGGCCTGACTCGAAATCAGGTGAGCCTCACGGCTCCGGGGGTTCGAATCCCTCCCTCTCCGCCACCGAGTCCTTCTCCCCTTACGGTTTGGCCACAAGGTATCGAAATCTGCGCTTCTGCGGCTGTGAAATCAGGGATGGTTCGATCACAGTGGCAATTCAGGCGGGATCACCCGGAACTGTGTGGGATTGCGTGGGATGGCGACAATTTTCGTAAGCCCCGCGCGGGTTTCTTCGGGCTCCAGGGCAATTGTGACGACCCTTTGAAGCACGTTTGAAAGAGCCTTGAAGTTGGACCTAAAAACGGGCAACGCGGGAACTGACCGACGCGGCTACGCGCGCTTTGTGGCGCAACCGCTCGCTGAATCGTTGAAGTTAGACAGAGTGCGATCGAACCAAACCTAACTTTCTGCGAGCGTCCAACTTCGGCGAAAAGCTAATAATATCAGTAGTTAAATGATTGTTACGACGTATCGAAGGTGTCCAACTTCGCTTTTGAAGTTGGACACGTCACGCTGCTAGACCTTTGTGATTCGCAGCACCACTCTTCCAGCAACCGAGTTCTTCTCATATCCGTCAGCAACCTCAGTCGCGGTGGGGTACGCTGTATTATCACATCTAATGACCCCCCGGCGATTGCTTCGCCACTCGACCCGACGCGGCACTAGCCGTTCTGTTGTGAAGTCCCGCGCGAACTTCTTCATCATCTCCTTGGAACCAAACAGCCTCACCGCGTAAATTCCATTGGGCGGAGTCGTCTCCCTGGAGACCTCATCCAGGCTGCATAGCAATAGATCGCCTGGTAGCAACGTTGGATGCATCGAATCGTCCTGGACCTGAACGATTTGTGATCGCACCAATTTGCGCGGTCCTTCGGCTAGGTCTTCTGAGGTAACGATCCATTCGGGACCGAAGGTTTCTCGCAGCCATCCCCTCTCAAAAGCGACGGGCACTGGCGCCCTGATAGAGTTAGGTGCGAGGTATCCAGGGAGTTCGCCCAAGTTCCTGGGACCCTCACCCGCGATCAGCCAAGAGAGGCTGACGTTCGTGGCCTTCGCGAAGGCTGCGAGGTTAGCAAGACTCGGTTCGCGACCTCCGAACCATTTATAGAGCGTAGCTCGCGATGCGCCAATTTTTTTAGCTATGTCGGCGACATTTCGACCCAGCATTACTTGGTTTAAACGCTCCACGAAAGAGCGAGGGTGGACCAGGGCTTGCCCTCGCCTGACGGCTAAGCGTTTGTCGGATACATGCGGATCAGGTTGTTTCAGTGATTTTTTCATGAGCTAGGCGCTACTGGAATCGGTCTGTCAATCAAAGGCGACAGGTATTGACTTGTTGTAAACTCTGTGCGACAAATTGGGACGCCATGAGTCTCCGCGCATCTTCTCCGACCGCTGCCTATAACGCAAGTCCGCCCGCCGATTGGCAGCGCGAATACATCATCGCGGAACTGCATAGACGCGGAATCAGTCTCAGGCAACTTTCTTTCCGAAACGGCTATCGACGCAACACCGTCCGCGAAGCTTTGGATCGAGTATACCCCAAGGCTCAATCGATCATCGCGGCCGCGTTGGGTGTTAAGCCGAACGAAATTTGGCCTTCACGCTATCAGCGAAAACGTCGGCTGTTGCGTGGTCCGGTTTTGCGAGGGCAGCAATGAGGCCGATTGCGGCGAGAGACCTTGCCCGTCTGCCGAGCCTTTCGAGGCATCCGCGATCTATAAAACGCCTCGCAAAGCGCAATGGATGGAGCGATCTCGGCCGCTTCGGAATTGGCGGTGCATATTACTACGATCTCGATAATCCCGCTGCGCTGAAGGCTCTACCGGCCGAAGCGTGGAAGGAAATCAAAAATCAGAGCAAGTCCGATTCAATTCAATCGAAGCCAAATATCACGCCCGCGATCACGCCGGCGCCGGAGAGCCTCGCAGGACAATCGCGCCAGAGGCAGAGAGCGAAAGACGTACCGGCGTTCGCCGAAACCGAAAACGGCAAGGCGCGCATCGAAGGCAAGCTCACTGTTCTAGCCGAATGGGATGTTTTTCCTCTCGTAGTAGGAGTGAGCGAGCGGAAGCGGCTCGGGAAGTTCTGCGAGTCTTGCAATAACGGCACGATCGATGTTGCCGATGCGCTGAGGGAGCTTCGGATGGAGAAGCTATTGGCGCATCGCCTCAACACTTGGCTGAAAATTCGCCGCGAGCGTGGAATCGCAGCGCTCGCGGGCAAGTATGGGAACCGCGCCGACGACGGCCTGATCGATCGCAACCCTGACCTCAAAAAAACAATCAGGGAACTTCGTGGCCAGCGGCACGGAATGTCGATCGCGGAGATCAAGCGCGTCATCAAACTGAATTGGAACGGCGCGGGCCAGCCGCCTTCCTATGATCAAATCCTGCGCTTCGTCGCCAAAGATGAGGAGCGGCGCGAACGGGAACTCGCGGTCGTCTATGCACCGGACCTCTATAAGAAGAAATTCGCGGCGATGGTTGGACGTGCGAGCGCGCATCTCACGCGTCCGCTTCAGGTCGTTCAGATCGATTGCACGAAAGCTTCGATCTTCTGCTCCGACGGGCGCCGATATTGGATCGTCGTCGCGATCGATGTTTTCACGCGGCGCGTTCTCTGCGTTGTAACGACCGCGCCGAGCGCCGCCGCGACTCTCAGCTTACTATTTCGCGTCGTCAAAGAATGGGGCGGCATCCCTGAGGAGATTCGTGGCGATCACGGCTCCGAGTTCATGAACGCTGAAGTCCAGCGAGCGATCATGGAAATGGGCAGTACCTATTCCGCGCCGCTTCCCTATACCCCGGAAGGAAAAGGCGTGGTCGAACGCGTCATCTGGACGATCGAGCATGTTTTGATTCCGAGTCTGCCGGGCTTTGGTGGGCACAGTCCGAAAGAGGCGGCGGAGGTGCGCGACCGCACGTCGTTCGCCAATCGGCGCGGAAAAGGGACCGAGAAGATTTTCGATTGCAAACTAACGCCGCACGATTTGCAAGCTGAGTTAGATCGATTCTGCCGTGATATCTATGGCAATCGCCCGCACGCCGCACTTGCCGGCGGCTCGCCAAATCAAAGAGCGGCGGAGTACTCCGGCGAACTTCGCAAAGCGGACCTGGCGGCGCTTCGCTATGTGCTGGCGCCCTCTCCGAAGGGCGGCGATCTGCGGAAGGTTGGCAGAACCGCGATCAGGATCGAGAGACACGACTACTGGGCGTTGGCGCTCGGCGAGCACGTAAACGAGCGCGTTCGCGTGCGGTTTAATCCGGGCGATTCGGGCCGCATCCATGTGTACGCGATCAATCCGCCAGCTTTCATCTGCCACGCCGAATGCCCCGAGCTCACCGGCGCTTCACGACACGCGCTCGCGCTCGAAGTGAATCAGGAGCGGAAGCAGAGAGAAAAGGAGATACGCGCCAAGGCGAAGAGAGAGTCGCGCCAATTCGACGCCGCAGAGTTTATCGAAAGAGCGCGTGCACGCGAAGCTGCGCGTGCGCCGCATTATGAGAGCGCCGCTACCCTCGTGCCGTTCAGCACACCAGCGCTGGACGCGGCCGCCGACGCCGCCAAAGCCGATACGCGCAAAGAGACTCGCGCGGAAGCGAACGCGCGGCGCACCGCCGAGAAGGCGCAGCGGCTAGACGAGATCGCGCGCGGCGCCGAAATTATCAGGCAGATGACGGAGCAAGAGGAACGGCCCTCGACGCTCCTGAGCGACGACCAGCTTTATGTAAAAGCACGCGCACTCGAAGCGATGCCCGAGTCGGAGGTTCCGGAAACGGACTTGGTTTGGCTTAAGGGCTTCCAGAAGATGTTCGAGTACCTCTCCCGCCTTGAAGATGAATTGAAATCCGCTGGTGCGGGAAAATGACTACAGCCTGCGCCGCTGGTTATCGCGAAAACGAATGGCCCGCGATGCGATCGCAGGCCATTCACGGACCGTCCGGCGCGAACCGGACGCGGACAGTACAAGGAAACAGCATCATGAAGAATCGGATCGCGATGGTCAACAACCTAAAGATGCTCGCCGCCGCCGTCGATGCGTTGTGCACGTCCGATCCGGGCATGCCGGTGATGGCCATCGCCTCGGGCGGCGCCGGGAGCGGAAAAACGCAGGCAGTCGCGTGGGCAGCGGTCAAGCACAACGCGGTCTATGTGCGCGCGATCGCAACCGACACTCCTACTTCGCTGTGCAGTTCGATCATGCGGGAGCTGGGCTCGGCGCCGTTTCGGACCGCCGCGCCGATGATCAACTTCATCGCGAAAACGATGTCGGAACTGAACCGGCCGCTCTTCATCGACGAGGCCGACTACGTCGTCGAAAATCCGCGCCTCTGCGATTCGATGCGCGACCTTCACGACATTTCGTCCATGCCAGTCTTGATGATCGGCATGGCGAGCTTCCGGCAGCGCGTCGCGCATCGCGAACAGTTAGCGAGCCGAGTCAGTCAGTGGATCGAGTTTCGGCCGGCTGATTTGAAGGACGCGCGCACTCTTGCCGATATGTGTTGCGAGGTGCGCGTGAGCGACGATTTGCTCGCGGCGCTACATCGATCGAGCGGCGGTTCGATGCGCCGGCTGAGCGTCGGCCTCAGCCGAATCGAGCGGTTCGCGCGAAAACACAATTTGTCAAAAGTGAGCTTGCCGGAATGGAGCGGCGGATCGTTTACGTTCTCGGAACCATCGCGAGGGTCGCGGACGATGGACTTGGAGAACGCGCTATGAGAGGCCGGCGGAAGGCATCAGAATCTCGAGGCGAGTTCGTACGCGATCGGATCGCGCGCGAGATTAACTCGCGCGGCGAGTTCACGCTGCTCGAAATTGCCGGCGCGGCCGGCGCTTCGCGTGACAACGTCCAGGCGTGCTTTTCTGCGCTGATCGCGAGAGGCCATGTGCGCATGATTCGAGCGCACGTTCCGGCACGCGGTCATCACGGCGTTGCGCGTTACAAGGCGCTTCGCGAGATCGCGCTGCCATCGGCGAAGCCGAATGCGCGCGATCTAATCTGGCGCGCGATGCGCATCCTGCGCTCGTTCACCATTTCCGATCTCGCAGCGACTTCCGACGCGAGCATTGCAAACGTCTGGAAGTACCTGGGCGCGTTGGTGGCGGCCGGATATGCGCGCAAGCGGCGCGAGGCGGATTCTAACCGCGGATTCGCAGGTCAGGCGGTTTTCACTTTGGCGCGCGACACCGGACCTCTCGCACCGAAACGCGCGGCTGACGGCTCGATTTACGATCCGAATCTAAAAGAGGAGCTTGCGAAAAATGAGCATTGAAACGACTAAGTCGCATTCGAACGCCGGATATCAAGCTCCCGAATCACTTTCGGAGTTTCTCAATCAGCTCGATCGCAGCCTCGCAAGACTGGGCCTGTTGATCGCCGCGTACGAGGAGCACTCGGCCGCATTTCTTACGACCAGGCAAGCGGAGCGGCACTTACACTTCGCGGTTCGGACGGCCGATCGCCGCTTCGCCTTCGTCCGGGAAGGGCACGCTCGCGCGTACCGGCTCCTGGGCGATGAACTCAACACTCTCGGGCTCCTGATAGGCGAAGCGCGAACTGCGGTTATCGAGAAGGTAGAACTCGGTGGGGCTAAACCGGCGTGGAGTGATTTTCCTGCCGAGCTCTATGTTGTAACCGCGCTCGCATACCTCGACGAAATTAACGATCTGCTGATGCCAGTTTCCCGCTGCGCGGAGGAAGTTCCTCCGCTTCCAGAACTCAAGCTGGCATTCGCGGAAGCGCACCTGCTGGCCGCGCTTTTGAAAAATCCGACGCTGAATCTCGATGACGAAGGCGAGCAGGGATCGCAGCGATCGCAAAGGTCAAAAATCAATCGCTGATGACGACTCAAGCCGCAATCGGAAATAGACGACGAATGAACCGAACCGCTAAAGCCGAATCTTTTGCACTGCCCGAGGAAAGTCCGATGGCCCGCAACAAGACCGAAAAACCGCCCAAAGAAGTGAAGTTGAAGGCGCCTGTAAACAGCAAGGTGAGCGCCGCTCTGTACGATCTGCTCCGATCGTTCGAAGCTGAACTCGCGAGCCGAGAGCACCTGAAGGCGAAAATCTTGAGCGCGGTCGCCTTTACGTACGTTCGTGCCGACCTCGAAGAAACCGCGCTGAAGTCCATCAAGATGGCGGCCAAACTTATCCGAACGCACCTGGACAACTTTGAGGAAACGGAATTTGCGCGAGATGTAACATCGCTCGTGAATGACCTGGAGATTCTGGCCGACCCCGAGCGTTTTCCCGATCTTACGGCAATGATTCTTCGAAGGCGTTTTCCCGAACTCACGGCAATACTGCTTCAGGGATACAAAAAATCTCAGCCGACGCGGTCGAACGCGCGGCCGGCACTGCGATTGGTGAAGTGAGAATGCAAAACAACGAGTCAATTTCGACGGAGAAGAAGATGGCTGAACAGGATGTCGCGGACGATCGGAAGGTGTTGGTCAAGGCAGCGGCGGTGGAACTGGAAGCCGCTCTCGACCGGATCATCGTGGATCCGCGCCGATGGGTGAGCCTGGTCGTCGCGCGAGTATGTGAGCGCGAGATCCCGACAGACGACGGCGCGAGGCAGCTAGCCCACGCGATTCG
This genomic window contains:
- a CDS encoding amidohydrolase family protein, producing the protein MEPPDLWENYLEPKFRDRAIRIVKDPADGLEVLMIDNQPVLKGVLAGLGGANLPREQLFVPGSKTYLDGCPPASYLPAERIRMLDEWGVTAGVLFPTVGILWDVADNDLASAYARAYNNWIHDFASAARGRVIPIAHIALQDLEAALAELKRCIKLGFKGIFLPPETIGNRRFSHPDFDPIWHECEEAGIPVCLHVIVRFNRAPGIIGQFYQPNEFRTVFGFALGGFAQVVPAAMTMVADGLFDRFPQLKVLCVEAGCGWAPYIMDRMDQKYGLLGWTYPTKLKPSDYFRRNIWVVAEPEERSIGSVMELLGEEHVLWGSDFPHVDSNLDAPHLIRGSVKELSASQQRKLLGENARKVFPI
- a CDS encoding acetyl-CoA hydrolase/transferase family protein; translation: MAAATAPAITRDWRSQLGARLVSAEDAVSHIKSGDRVCLSIAQQTPFELCPALAGRLMDLENMVVSHGAAVMNWDLPGLGQRFRLESMYLTPYDRAIYHRGDAEFTPVQYYRAGHLPPALDNFNVYLMVVSPPDAHGYCNFGESQIMSKLLARNADLVIAEIDKKSIRVGGDNSIHISEIDYFVERMIELPEFNLPVTNEEEARNIATVCNLVAKELIPDKATLQIGVGSMSGMLCQHLHDHHELGMQTEIIPLHTAPLVQEGVLTGKHKKLFPGLVVGSGIAPLTPREQLDYIDGNPKFALYDFNTTDDIRLIAQEEGLISVNNAMAVDLTGQTNGESIGPLMYTGTGGQTAFVIGAALAGGKTVIVVPSASMVNGKRISRIVPVLDPGSVVTSQRGFLHYVVTEYGIATLKGKSIRERIEELVAIAHPDFRSELRSDAKRIYKY
- a CDS encoding ferritin-like domain-containing protein, whose translation is MASEPTMDRISTTLETVFQRSYAVEAPDLRRLYENAKRDQWNASRDIDWTADVDPERGIFADELIDGHGTPTLNHLDAPTFKRLNVEFSCWRLSQLLHGEEGAMLACAQLVDMVPGNDAKFFVATQAVDEARHAEVLSRYLIEKCGGKIYPINGNVKRIFDYILGHGKWFVKTVGLQLLAETFAVSLFRMLMETAKDPLLRQICRRILADESRHMGFSVLSLPDEIRSLNSSEMRELEDFVREALTLLLSGQFPREAYEAVGLNSADINTIYHARKEIARGTDYAYFRKLFRREMHSTVVTNMKKVGLLNDRTTAFMRDMGIDTNLASAA
- a CDS encoding helix-turn-helix domain-containing protein; translated protein: MKKSLKQPDPHVSDKRLAVRRGQALVHPRSFVERLNQVMLGRNVADIAKKIGASRATLYKWFGGREPSLANLAAFAKATNVSLSWLIAGEGPRNLGELPGYLAPNSIRAPVPVAFERGWLRETFGPEWIVTSEDLAEGPRKLVRSQIVQVQDDSMHPTLLPGDLLLCSLDEVSRETTPPNGIYAVRLFGSKEMMKKFARDFTTERLVPRRVEWRSNRRGVIRCDNTAYPTATEVADGYEKNSVAGRVVLRITKV
- a CDS encoding helix-turn-helix domain-containing protein; translation: MSLRASSPTAAYNASPPADWQREYIIAELHRRGISLRQLSFRNGYRRNTVREALDRVYPKAQSIIAAALGVKPNEIWPSRYQRKRRLLRGPVLRGQQ
- a CDS encoding DDE-type integrase/transposase/recombinase, which translates into the protein MRPIAARDLARLPSLSRHPRSIKRLAKRNGWSDLGRFGIGGAYYYDLDNPAALKALPAEAWKEIKNQSKSDSIQSKPNITPAITPAPESLAGQSRQRQRAKDVPAFAETENGKARIEGKLTVLAEWDVFPLVVGVSERKRLGKFCESCNNGTIDVADALRELRMEKLLAHRLNTWLKIRRERGIAALAGKYGNRADDGLIDRNPDLKKTIRELRGQRHGMSIAEIKRVIKLNWNGAGQPPSYDQILRFVAKDEERRERELAVVYAPDLYKKKFAAMVGRASAHLTRPLQVVQIDCTKASIFCSDGRRYWIVVAIDVFTRRVLCVVTTAPSAAATLSLLFRVVKEWGGIPEEIRGDHGSEFMNAEVQRAIMEMGSTYSAPLPYTPEGKGVVERVIWTIEHVLIPSLPGFGGHSPKEAAEVRDRTSFANRRGKGTEKIFDCKLTPHDLQAELDRFCRDIYGNRPHAALAGGSPNQRAAEYSGELRKADLAALRYVLAPSPKGGDLRKVGRTAIRIERHDYWALALGEHVNERVRVRFNPGDSGRIHVYAINPPAFICHAECPELTGASRHALALEVNQERKQREKEIRAKAKRESRQFDAAEFIERARAREAARAPHYESAATLVPFSTPALDAAADAAKADTRKETRAEANARRTAEKAQRLDEIARGAEIIRQMTEQEERPSTLLSDDQLYVKARALEAMPESEVPETDLVWLKGFQKMFEYLSRLEDELKSAGAGK
- a CDS encoding AAA family ATPase translates to MKNRIAMVNNLKMLAAAVDALCTSDPGMPVMAIASGGAGSGKTQAVAWAAVKHNAVYVRAIATDTPTSLCSSIMRELGSAPFRTAAPMINFIAKTMSELNRPLFIDEADYVVENPRLCDSMRDLHDISSMPVLMIGMASFRQRVAHREQLASRVSQWIEFRPADLKDARTLADMCCEVRVSDDLLAALHRSSGGSMRRLSVGLSRIERFARKHNLSKVSLPEWSGGSFTFSEPSRGSRTMDLENAL